A region of Pristis pectinata isolate sPriPec2 chromosome 24, sPriPec2.1.pri, whole genome shotgun sequence DNA encodes the following proteins:
- the rps15 gene encoding 40S ribosomal protein S15, which produces MADPVEQKKKRTFRKFTYRGVDLDQLLDMSYEQLMQLYCARQRRRVNRGLRRKQQSLLKRLRKAKKEAPPMEKPEVVKTHLRDMVILPEMVGSMVGVYNGKTFNQVEIKPEMIGHYLGEFSITYKPVKHGRPGIGATHSSRFIPLK; this is translated from the exons ATG gcGGACCCAGTAGAACAGAAGAAGAAAAGGACCTTTAGGAAATTCACCTATCGAGGTGTGGACCTGGATCAGCTCCTTGATATGTCCTA TGAACAGTTGATGCAATTGTATTGTGCTCGACAGCGGAGGCGCGTGAACAGAGGTCTGCGCCGTAAGCAGCAGTCCCTCCTGAAGAGGTTGCGCAAGGCCAAAAAGGAAGCTCCGCCAATGGAGAAACCAGAGGTTGTTAAGACACATCTTCGTGACATGGTTATCCTTCCAGAGATGGTTGGCAGCATGGTTGGTGTATACAATGGCAAAACCTTTAACCAGGTTGAAATCAAG CCTGAAATGATTGGCCATTACCTTGGAGAGTTCTCCATCACCTACAAACCTGTCAAGCATGGTAGACCTGGTATTGGTGCCACTCACTCTTCCAGATTCATCCCTCTGAAGTAG